DNA from Nitrospirota bacterium:
AGCGGAATCCTCTGAGCGCGTACCGGAGCCAGCGCCGCGGCGGTACAGGCGGGATGAGCATGGAGACGAAGGAAGAGGATTTTGTAGAACAGCTCTTTATCGGCTCCACGCATGACTATATGCTCTTCTTTACGAACTTTGGCAGACTGTACTGGCTTAAGACCTATCAATTGCCTGAGGCCGGCAGGACAGCAAAGGGAAAGGCGATGATAAATCTTCTGCAGCTCTCCGAAGGCGAGCGGGTTTCAACAGCGCTGCCTGTCCGTGATTTCAAAGACGGCTATCTTGTCATGTTTACCAAAAACGGGACGGTAAAAAAGACCGTGCTTACGGCATACAGCAACCCAAGAGGAAAAGGCATTATCGCGATTTCCCTTGATGAGGGTGACGAGCTGATCGACGTCAGAAAGACCAGTGGAAATAACGACCTGATCATCGGGACACGCAATGGCCTGTCGATTAAATTCAATGAAGAGGACGTCAGGGAGACCGGTCGCACGGCAAGAGGAGTGCGCGGCATACGTCTGATGAAAGGTGATGAGGTGGTGGCCGCAGAGGTTGCGGAAGAGAAGACCGCCATTTTGACTGTTGCAGAGAATGGTTTTGGAAAAAGGACAAAGATAGAAGACTATCCGCTTCAGGCAAGGGGAGGTAAAGGGGTCATATCCATTAAACTTACGGAGAAAGGCGGGAAGGTAGTAGGCCTTCTTCAGGTGAGGGACGAGGACGAGGTGGTTATGGTCACCGGAGCCGGCAAGCTCATCAGAACAGCAGCCGAAAATATTTCGATCCACGGCAGAAATACCCAGGGTGTTACACTCATGAAAACTGCCGATGAAAAGATATCCAGCATAGCAAAAGTTGTTGAGAAGGTTTAACAGGGAGAAATGGCAGCGTCAGCTTACGGATTTGTGGATACGCATCACGATCGTTGACGCCTGATTATGAAAGAAGCATCTGAACTCTTAATGAAAGGCCTTGAACTCCTTCGGATTTCTTATTCCGGAGCGCAGATCGAGGCCTTTTCTCTTTATCTCACGGAGCTTAAAAAATGGAGCAGGGCCTATAACCTCACAGCCCTGAAGACGGATGCTGATATTGTGGTAAAGCATTTTCTTGATTCGCTCCTTTTTCTTAAGGTCCTTCCTCCTCAGGTAAAGAGCATTGCTGATGTCGGCAGCGGTGCAGGGTTTCCGGGTCTTCCGCTGAAGATCATGCGACCTGATATTGCAGTTGTGCTGATCGAACCCGTGCAGAAAAAGGCTTTGTTCCTCGAGCATATGCAGAGACAGTTGAAAGTAGATGGCCTTTCTGTCAGGAATTGCAGGATTGAAGATATACATGATCTGTTGGTGGATGCTGCGGTTACAAGAGCACTTTTCAGCGTGGGAGAGTTCATCAACAAGGCAGAGAGGCTTCTGGAGGAAGGGGGTGTTCTTATCCTCAGCAAAGGACCTAAGCTGGAAGAGGAACTCAGGGGGCTCGAAACGTCTGCTGTGAAGAGGGAAGACATTGTTTTGCCCTTTGAAAACAGCATGCGGCATCTTGTCATTATTGAAAAGAGGTCTCAGAAATGACCGAAGTCAATGCACGGAATTTGTATTATAATAGGGCACGATGAGAATAACGCCTATCGATATAGAAACAAGGCGCTTTCCGATGAAGTTCCGGGGCTTCCATCCCGAAGAGGTCTCAAGTTTCCTTGAGCAGATCCGGGAGGAGCTTGAAGACCTGCTGAGGGAGAATGCTGCGCTGAAAGAACAGATCTATAAGGCCGATGCTGAGATACAGCGGTTTTGGGAGATGCGGGATCTCTTGAGCAGAACTGTTCAGGAAGCCCATCAGATGTCAGAGGAATACAAGATCCTTGCACGAAGAGAGGCGGATAAGCTGATGGAGACGGCTGAGGAAGCGGTGCGGGATCTGTTGGCAGAGGCGCATGATAAAGCGCTTCAGATCAACGAGGAGATCGTGGAACTCAAGATGATTCGCAGAGAGTTCGATGGCGGGATAAGGAATATTCTAAATCGTTTTGAATCTGTCATAGATGGAGGGCATGTTCTTCCCGCGGAAATATTGTCTGATGAAATTGTCCCTGTGCCGGCATCAAGCGATGAGATGAAATCCCCGGACGGGGCCGATGAGTCATTACTGACTGAAGATCAGATAGGCGTGATAAAAGGCCAGCAAGGAGAAGAAGGCAGCAGCGAAACCGAGCAGCATTGATAGTATTGCCTTGCCCTTCTTCCCTGTGTGGAATTGGATATATGCCTTTGGAAGGAGTGTAGGCACGGCAAACAGCAGCATGAGGCCGACCAGCAGCTGAGTTATTCCCCTAACCATCGTTAAATCCCTTCAAGCGGGCAGCCTCTGCATATTGGTTTTGTTTTGCAGAAGTCCTTTGCCAGTCTGACGATGAGGGCGTGATACTCATTAAACAGCAATACATCGCTCCTGAGCGTTGAATGAAACAACTTCTGATAGGTCTCATAGGATTCTGCACGCTCTATTATAGCATGCCGAGAAAGGATTCTTTTTGTATAGGCATCAATTACAAAGACCGGTTTTTCAAGGGCGTAAAGAATTATGGAATCCGCGGTTTCAGGCCCGATACCTCTTACGGAGAGGAGTTTTTCCCTGACCGCAGGCAGGCTTTCTTTAGCCATCCTTGACATACTTCCCTGATATTCTGCATGGAGAAAATCAATAAAGTTTTTCAGGCGGGCGGCTTTGACATTGAAATATCCCGCAGGCCGGATGAGCGTGGCAAGATCTGAAGCCTGCATGCGATGGAGCGACTTTGCTGAAATAGCTTTCTCCCTCTTCAGATTTGCGATTGCCTTTTCAACATTAGACCAATTGGTATTCTGGGTGAGAATTGCCCCAATGGCAACTTCGAAAGGACTGTTTGCCGGCCACCAGTGCTGCGGACCAAAGGCGGCAAAGAGGCGCTGATACAGAGTTTCGAAAATATTAGGCTTCATCCTTTGAAATGCGGCCGCGTAGCACTTTTTTTTCTGAAACGAGTCTTTTCTGCGCCAGCATCTTTTCCTTTGACCGCTTTGACCTCTTTCTCTTCTGTCTCCGGAGTTTCTCAATGCGCTGCTGTTCAGCGCTTTCCTTTCCCCTGATCAGTTCATCAATTTTCTGTATGAGCAGGAGACGTGCACGGTAGCGGTTCAGTGCCTGTGACCGCCCTTCCTGGCATTTGACTTCCAGGCCTGTGGGCAGGTGCTTGAGGTACACGCAGGTTGAGGTCTTGTTTACATGCTGGCCGCCTTTTCCACTGGAACGGATAAACGACTCTTCGATATCCTCTTCGCGGATATGAAGGGCTTCCATCTGTTCTTTTAGGATTTTTTCCTTTGCTGAGGTAACAGAAAAGATGCTCATAATTTTTGTACTATACCATCTTTATTCGTAAATACGGGATTGATCCTTACTGCCGTGAGGCGATCCGGCGTTATATGGTATAATTATTTCTGTTAATGAGGAGTGCCACGCAGCACGCGTCAAGTCCATATTACAAATATCTGACTCATTATTTAAAAGGAGAAAAAATGAAAAAGCGCATCGTAAGGATATCTTGTGTGATTTTGGCATTGGTTATTGCAGGCATCGGCTTTGCTGCTGAAACAAAAGCCCAGGGACAGCAGGAAGAGCCGGGCGTCCTTACCGGAAAAGTCGTTGAAACAATGAACAGCAGCGGTTATACCTATGTCCGCCTCGAGAGTGCCGGAAAAAAGATTTGGGTGGCAGTTCCTGAGACCAAGGTCAAGATGGGACAGACCATATCATTTCTGCCCGGCATGGAGATGAAGAATTTCGAGAGCAAGACGCTCAAGAGGAAATTTGACAGCATCATCTTTTCGGGTGGCGTAGCAGGACAGGCAGGCGGTGCATCTGCGCCTCAGGATTCGGGCAGCAAGGGCAAGGTCGTTGCTGCTGAGGAGAAGATAAAGGTCGAGAAGGCCGCAGGAAAGAATGCCTATACCGTGGCAGATATCTACAAAAACAGCAAGAATCTTTCAAAGAAACAGGTCGTGGTCAAGGGTAAAGTGGTAAAGACATCTGCCGGAATAATGAAGAGAAATTGGATTCATATTCAGGACGGTACAGGCGATGCACAGAAAGGGACAAATAATTTGGTGACAACATCGTCAGAGCTTCCGGCTGTTGGCGATATTGTAACCGCGACCGGCACTATGGTTTTGGATAAGGACTTTGGAAGCGGATACAAATATTCGGTAATGCTTGAGAATACAAAATATAAGAAGTAGGCATCCTATTACTGCTGGGGGCGAGATTCATGCTTGATGCACGTTTTGTTAGGGAGAATGTTACATCGGTCGGCAATGGCCTGAAAAAGCGAGGGTATGAATTTCCGCTTGCTGCTTTTCTTGCCATAGACGAAAAAAGGATGGCGCTGCTTAAGGAGACTGAAGACCTCAGAAACAGACGAAATATTGTCTCTGAGGAAATCGGAAAACTGAAGCGCCAGAAGGAAGATGCCTCTGTTCAGCTTGAGGAGATGAAGGGCGTTTCAGATCGATTGAAAGATCTGGATGAGCGGCTCAAAGACCTTGAAGCGGAGACAAGGTCCCTGCTTCTGACCATACCCAATATCCCTGACGATTCAGTCCCCCTTGGCAAAGATGAGAGCGAGAATGTTGAGATAAGAAAATGGGGTGTGCTTCCCCAGTTTGATTTCGACCCGTTGAACCATTGGGACATTGCAGAACCTCTTGATATCATCGATTTTGAAAGAGGGGCCAAGATATCAGGCGCACGCTTTTCTGTTATGAAGGGCGCCGGCGCAAGGCTCGAGCGCTCCCTCATGAACTTTATGCTCGACACTCATACCGGCAAGGGATATAAGGAGATCTTTCCTCCTATTCTGGTGAACCGGGAAAGCATGACCGGCACGGGACAGCTTCCGAAGTTCGAGGCAGAGCTTTTCAGGATTGCTGACCCTGAATTGTACCTTATTCCGACTGCAGAGGTGCCGGTGACCAATATTCATCGTGATGAGATCCTTCAGGAAGCAGACCTTCCTATCTATTATACTGCCTATACGCCCTGCTTCAGAAGAGAGGCCGGCTCCCACGGCAAGGATACCAGAGGTCTTATCCGTCAGCATCAGTTTAACAAGGTTGAGCTGGTCAAGTTCGTAAAGCCTGAGGATTCCTTTGCCGAGCTCGAAAAGCTTACGAACAATGCTGAAGAGATACTTCAGGCGCTGCAACTTCCTTACAGGGTGGTAGCATTGTGTTCTGGAGATCTCGGCTTTTCCTCTGCAAAGACCTATGATATCGAAGTTTGGCTTCCAGGTCAGAACAGGTACAGGGAAATATCGTCGTGCTCAAGTTTTGTTGATTTCCAGGCGCGCAGGGCCGGCATCCGTTTCAAACGCGAGGGCAGGAAGGGCACTGAGTTCGTGCACACCCTAAACGGCTCTGGCCTTGCGATAGGAAGGACGCTTGTTGCCATACTCGAAAATTATCAGCAGAAGGATGGCTCGGTAATCATACCTGAGGCACTGCGGTCATATATGGGGATCGACAGGATCGGGTAGAGTTTTGTACAGGGTTCCCCCCATGGTTATTATTGAAAACCTATCTTCCCCTTATCTATCTTCAGTCAATAATGAGCGAATTCTTCTGCCGTGATATAATGGATCAATGGTAAGTGTTCGTATTTTCGTTTTATTGTTCTTTTGTAGCACGGCCACATGCTACGCTCTCCAGCAGACCACCTTTGCGATACTGCCGATGGAGGCAGCCGGGAATGTCTCTGTTTCGGAGAGGACAGAGGCTGAAAGCACACTCTTTGATGTACTCATCAAGTCAGGGAAATACAGACTGATCGAACGGGCAAAGATAGAGCAGATCCTGAGCGAACAGAGTCTGCAGCTCAGCGGTCTGATCGAGAGGAAAAAAGCGTCGGTCGGTAAACTTCTGGGAGCGGATAAACTCATCTCCGCCAGCATCTTCCGGGAGGATTCCCTGAAGATCAGGATAAGTGTTATTGATGTGGCCACCTCGCGGGTTGAAATTACTAAAGTTAAATATTTGGGCAGCGCCGGACCACGTGCGATTGCAAAGTGGGCTGCAGCCGAGATACTCATGAGATACCCTCTGCTTGGTGTGGTCACCGCAGTGTCAGGGGATAGCGTCCTCATAGACCTCGGGCAAGAGCAGGGGGTCAGAGCCGGCTCCAGGATTTTTGTGGCAGAGAAGACTGCTGTGCCGGATGACAAGGGCAGTGAGCTGCTCGGCGATTACCGAAGGGTCGGCTTGCTTGAGGCGGTTAAGACGGCAGGAGGAGGATCACAGGCCGCGGTGAAGTCGCTTCAGGACAGAGCACGGCCGGTCAGAACAGGGGATCTTGTTGCGCTTGATCCTGTTCCCATCACGCCACCTGTTATGTCGAGGACGCCTCTACTGGGTGCGGTGAAGGAGGGCAGAAGCGTACTCAGTGACGATATGACGCAGAAGCAGTATCTCTCTGCATCGTCAGGCAAGGGCGAAAGCTATAGCTCAGGGGTATTTCATCTGAATGCTTCTGACAGGAAGATATATCATGCCTATGCCTTTTATCCCATTCCCTTTGACCACCTTACGGATTTTATTTTTGAGGGAGAGATAGAGTTTCAGTCAGAGGCTAAACGTTCCAGCGGCATAGATATCTGTTCCCGAAGTAACGGGCTTTATGCCGACCTGAACGCATATCGGCTTTATCTGGGGAGCGACGGGAATTTCGAGGTCAGATTCAGCAGAAATGGTGCGCGCTTTGGGATCATTCCACTGCAATCCACACCTCTGATCCGGAGGGGTTTAGAGAAGAATACGTTTCGGATTGTCGCCCTCGGCAGTAAATTTGATATTTATGTGAACGGTTTTTTCCTTGTTTCGTTTGAAGACGAGATGTTTGATGCCGGCGCCATCGGTTTTATGGTCGATGCCGGCGGATATGTCACGGTCAATAAGGTGACGGTCCGTGAAGTATCCGATGACGCTGCTGCAGTGGCGCCATCGCATATTGATACAAAGGGGATGCAGCATGATAACTGACGATCTTGCCGGGCTGAGAAAGTTGTATCTGGGTTTTACTTCGGCACGGGTTATTTTGACTGCGAATAATCTTGGCCTGTTTGAGCGGCTCAGGAAACCGCAGTCAGCGGCTGCTGTGGCAAGGAGCCTCGGTACCGATCTGCGCGCTACCCAGATACTCCTTGATGCGCTTACGGGGATCGGCCTGATCAGCAAGAATCCAACGGGTAATTACCTCAATGCCCCGGTGTCCAATAGCTTTCTTGTCAGGGGGAGCCGCCTGTATCAGGGCGATATCGTGCGCCATGCCTCTACGATGTGGCAGAACTTCTCAGCCCTTGATGAGGTTGTCAGGACCGGACGGCCTGCAAGGCGTGGCTTTGATCATGAGTCGTTTATTCTGGGGATGCATAACCTCACGGTCCTGAGAGCTGAGGGTCTCATAAAAGCTTTGGGAGTAAGGGATGTAAAGAGCATGCTGGATCTTGGCGGAGGACCCGGTACCAACGCGATAGCTATGGTAAAAAGAGGTATAAAGGCATCCATATTCGATCTCCCCGAGACGATCCGCATTGCCAGGAAGGTCGTGCGCAGAGAAGGGGCAAAGGGGATCAGGTTTATTGCGGGCAATTTTCATACCGACAGTATCGGCTCAGGGTATGACCTGGTGCTACTGAGCCAGATCTTTCACGCCTTTTCTGCGGAAGAAAATCTTAACCTTTTGCATAAATGCCAGGCTGCTCTGAATCCCGGCGGCCGTGTAGTTGTCCAGGAGTTTCCGATCAACGATGAGCTGACCCAGCCGCCGCAGAGCGCGCTTTTTTCAGTAAATATGCTGGTTGGCACTGAGTCCGGGCGTTGTTACAGCCCTGCTGAGATAAAGAAATGGCTGGCAGAGGCCGGGTACAAGAACATTCTGGTGAAAGACCTTCCCGAGACAGTGCTGGTGATTGGAAAGAAATAGGCGGGTTTGTTAGTCGGCTACAGTATTCTGACTGGCTTACCATTGGACGATTTCATTATTTGAAAAGGTCACTGTGCATGCCGGTTCGTTCAAGCCGAAATGAGGGAACTTTGAGTGCTGTGCTCTCTCAGAGCCTGTCCCTGCAGCTTCTTTTTGTCGGCATGAAAAGAGCGGCCAGGTTTGAAAGTGGCGTTTAAAGAAAACGGATATGTGGCAGTGTCAGTGAATTAACAAGGGGACAGGCAGATATTGCCTGTCCCCTTACGTAACTATTTTTTGGGCTGGGGTTTATGTTCTTTGGGTTCTTTCTTTTCTGCTGCGTCCTTGATCGAGAGCAGTTCTACTTCGAAGATGAGCGTCGTATTCGGGCCGATCTGTGCTCCTGCGCCACGCTCTCCATAGGCAAGATCAGAGGGGATAAAGAGCTGCCATTTGGAGCCCTCTTTCATGAGCTGCAATGCCTCCGTCCATCCGCTGATAACACCTTTTACGGCAAACGTTGCGGGCTGTCCGCGTTTATATGAACTGTCGAATTCAGTGCCGTCAATCAGGGTCCCGCGGTAATGGGCTGAAATGGTATCGCTTTCCTTCGGCCTATTACCTGTTCCTTCGGTGATGACTTTGTACTGGAGGCCGCTCGGGAGAGTCTTGATACCTTCTTTTTTCTTGTTTTCCGCAAGGAAGGCCTCACCTTCCTTCTTGTTGGCTCCAGCAAGCTGCTTGGTCTTTTCAGCCTGCTTTGCGGTCATTTCCTGCTGGAACTTCATCAGGGTTTCCTGGATCTGCTGTTCTGTCATCTGGAGCTTACCGCCTGAAACAGCATCCCGCAGGCCTTTTGTGAAAATATCGATTTCAACATCCACGGACTGCCGTTTCATCTGCATGCCGGTGGCAACACCCATGCTATAGCTGATTTTTTCCTTGTCGGTACTCAGCTCCTGTGCCTCAGCGGAAGCGAAGCCGGCAATAAGAAGAAGACTTAATACGGTGAGAATACGTTTCATTATGGTACCCCTTTCAAAAGTATACTATACATTATGCATGCAGGACAAAATCTTATCAAGAAATTGTGTATGGGCAGATCTCGTCAGCTTCACGCTTGAGTATTTTTGCTGTTTCTTCATCCAGCCCGCTTCTTTGCATAAAAGCCTCCGCAGTCATCTCTGCAATATCCTGCGCCAGTATGATGTCTGCCTTGAAAAGATTGTCGAGCATGTTTTTTCGGACAGAATGGAGAATCGTGACTGGATAAAGCCTCTTGTCTTCGATCATCCGTTCGAGACTGCTCTTTTCAGGGTATCGCCAGCTGACGATCTTGAGGCCGACACATTCTGCATAGCGTATGGCATCTATCGAACAGCGGGTATTTGTGACAAGCCAGCCGTTATGAAATGCCATATGCTTTTCGGTGTTCATCTCCGACGTTTTCCTGATGTCCTGAAAACGGGCATGAACGTAGAGTGCGATCTTGACGTCGGTTGCCTTGCCTGCATCACTATGGTATTTGCATTCAATTACGGAATAGGTATTATTTTTGCGCGCAATGACATCGACCTCGTGATTAACGCAATAGCCTTTAATAATGCGGTTTGTTTCGACCGTATATCCGTGGTGTGCCATGATTTTTCCAAAATACTGCTCAAAGGGATATCCTGAGGGGCCAAGAGCGAATATTGCTTTTTTTATTGAATACCGCATACCCGATGCAGCATTGTGCTTTCGCAGCAGCTTTCTTGCCTGCCTGAAGATGTCTCTGGTCCGTATTTTTTGGGGCAGCTCGTCTTCTATTGCTTTGGCTATTTCGTAGGCGACCTCAGAGGGCGCGCCTGAGCGTACGAGGGAATTAGTCAGTTTATTAATATCAAAGTCCTCATTACTGCCTGAGGATTTTATGATTCTTTTTGCCATTATATTGATTTTACCTTATTGCGGTCATTCTGAAAATGGGCTTTGGGCTCTGTGATATAATGATAAATTGGCATGGCAACGAGATAATTGTAAATAGGTATCAGATCAAATATATCAGGGAGGAAATATGATGCTGCATAGTGAAGTCCTTTCGATGATTGGCAATACACCGCTGGTAAAGATACATAGAATGACTGATCATGATGACGCAGAGATTTGGGCAAAGCTTGAAGGCGCTAATCCTGGCGGTTCTGTCAAGGACCGGATAGCGTTAGCCATGGTAGAAGTAGCAGAGCGCGAAGGAAAGCTTAAGGCGGGGGGCACCATTATAGAGCCGACGAGCGGCAATACGGGCATCGGACTTGCGATGGTTGCTGCGGTTAAGGGATACAGGCTTATTCTTACCATGCCCGATACTATGTCCATGGAACGCAGGCAGCTTCTTCAGGCTTACGGGGCCGAGCTCGTACTAACAGAGGGTAAGAAGGGGATGAAGGGAGCTGTAGATCGGGCAGCCGAAATTAGTTCTGATAACCTTTCATATTTTATGCCTCAGCAGTTTGAAAATTGTGCCAATCCTGAAGTACATATGAAGACGACTGCGGTTGAGATCCTGAATGACCTGGGCTCTGCTCCGGACGGTTTTGTGGCCGGTGTCGGGACAGGAGGCACCATCACCGGAATGGGTCTGGTTTTTAGAGACAAGAGACCTGACATCTGGATCGCTGCGGTGGAGCCTGCTGCATCTCCTGTGCTGTCAGGCGGAAATGCAGGCCCCCATAAGATTGCAGGCCTCGGCGCAGGTTTTGTCCCGGGGATTTTGAATACCAAGATCTATGATGAGGTGATCAAGGTGACTGATGGCGATGCTGCAGAGACGGCAAGAGTTCTGGCAGTAAAAGAGGGAATTCTGGCCGGCATATCCTCTGGAGCCGCATTATGGGGAGCCCTTAGGGTGGCGAGGAAGCTTGGCAGAGGCAAGAAGATTGTTGTCATCATACCTGACAGAGGAGAGCGGTATCTGAGTACAGGTCTTTTTGCTCCTGAGTCTTCTTAACAGGCTTTCGGCGCCGAGCTCATTGTTTGGTATGTAAGTTGACACGCTTTTAGCCATTCCTCTATCTCTTTTTTTGACGCCTTTGCATTAGCGCTGTGCCAGCGTTTTTTTTCCTTCGGAAATTGAGCGAGGGTATCTTTGAACTTTCTGAAAGAGCCGGGACCGTCCAGTGCACTATTAAGTGAATCATTGAGGTCCCGGTCCTGGACAGTGGCAGCAAACTCCTTCATTGCTGCGTATGTTTTTATGGGGTTTCGTTCAGGGACCCTTATATAGTGGTCGTGATCATTCATGAATATGTCGAGTGCGAGCTCTATCTCGTCTTCCATCCATTCCGGGATCTCGGGGATCTCATCAGGCTCGACATCCTCGAAATCAGCAATGTCGTCATAGCTTATAGAGAGAATTTCCCATGCCTTGTTGATAATATCCTGAGACAGGATAATCAACTCTCCTGTTTTCCTGTTCAGGAAATAGTCGAAGGCTTCTCTCTCCGTGTCCTCCTGCGCTTTCTGTATTTCATCAAAATTTACCACAAATCTCTTCATGAAAGGGCTGCTGTAAGCGCATAGAGTGTCGGATAGAGCTCTTTCGTCAATGAGGTTTCCTGCTTGAGGTATGCAACTGCCTGAGGCATATGCTTGAAAAAATGCGTCTTGCTTTTTTTTATTGAAAGAAAGCCGTATGCGCCTAATGCCTGCATATGACGCTGAAGCCTGCAGGGAATAAGAGATCTCCTGAAATCGGTTTCGCTGAACGATGAGGCGGATTGCTTCATCTGCAAAATGTAATACTCGATAAGCCGTTCCCTCAGGCTGTCCTCTAGCCTGTAGTAAGGATCCCATAGAATTGATGCTATATCATATGCTGCAGGGCCCAGACGTGCGCCCTGATAATCGATCAGGCGCGGTATGTTGCCCTTTAGGACCATGATGTTTTGTGACTGTAAGTCGCGGTGAAGAAGGGTTATTGGAAGAGAGGAGACGTATGTTGCGAGTGCGTCAAATTCAGTACTGAGTTCCTGCTCCGGGTTATTAATATGTTTTATGGCTTTGATAAACCATTCCATAAAATAGCTTGTCTCCCATCGGAGGTGTTCATAATCAAAAACTCTTTCCTGCAGCGTCGGACATTCTGAAATACGATCTGCGGTTTCAGTCTGCAGCCGCACAACGATATCGAGAATTTCCCTGTATAGGGATTCTATTTCGCTTGGCGATCTTCTGCATTTGAGCCAGGCGTAGAGGGAGAGGTCACCGAGGTCTTCGAAAAGGGCCTGCCTGTTCGCTTCATCGACGACGAATATCTCAGGTACCGGGAGACCGCATTTCCTGAAGAAACGTGTGTATGTGATATGACGTATATAGTCCTGATCAGCTTCGGTGCAATTCATGAGTATGGCAGTCTTGTCTCTGCATCTGACGCGGTAATATGTTCTGTCCGATCCTCCTGCTGCTATCGCTGTTGCTTCTGCCGATCTTTCAGCGCTATCAAGCCATTCCGCTACTGTCTGGGTAAGCGGTATTGTTTCTCTGTTTTGTGCTGTACTGATGGGGATTGAGAATTCAGGACCGACTATAGCATTTTCTATTATTGTAGCAGAGGCAATCCTGGTTCCTGGCAAGAGAATGCTGTTGCTAATGCAAGATGGCGCCTGAAGAGTCACGTCCTTTTCTATGACTATATTGCCATTGAACTCAGTCTTGTCGCAGTCAACAGACTCATGCATATAGATTGTTTCACCGTCTTTCTTTAATGTATCAAATACTGCCGCTGCGTATGAATCGGGGGTGCCAATATCTGTCCATGCAGTTCCTGAAAAGTCCGCTGTGCCTATTGTATGGCCTGCAGCAACTGATTTGAGCCATGCAGTAACTACGCTTGAATTCCCCTGTGGAAGGTAATCGAGGATTTTCTGAGAATAGACCGCTATCCCCATGAATGCCATTTTATATAATTCTGAACTCTTTTCCTCTGCCAATTCCCCGACTGATTTGAGAAAACCCTTGTTGTCAATCCAGACATTGTTGAATTTCTCACAATCATGAACTGCAAGTGTAGCAATATTTCCTGATTCACGATGACTTCTCACCAGAGTCGCAAGATCTATGTCAGAAAGGATGTCTGCATTATGCGCAATAAAGACCGAGTTTCTTAGCATGGACTCGGCATTCTTTAGGGCACCGCCGGTGCCAAGAATGGACGGTTCATAGAAAATACTTATATTACAATGTGTTATATGATTGCGGAAAAAGTTCTCGATCTGTTCTGATTTATGATGAGTATTGATGCCTATGATATTTGGCGAAAGGGTGGATATTCTGTCAAGAACAGTTTCAATGACCGGTTTTCCGCAGATCGGCAGAAGGGGTTTTGGAATATAGTCTGTTATAGGCTTGAGTCTTTCTCCGTAGCCAGCTGCTAATATGAATGCATATAAGTTTTCCACTAATAGAGCAGATATTTTTGTCTTATTTTTCTATCAAAATTGCGAAGCTCGCTCTTCCAGCACGCTTCCATGCTCTCAAGAGGCGCGGACTGTTCAATATCTTTTCTCAGACGATCTGTGCCTGCAAGGATATCAATTGGCAAGAGGTTCTTTTCGTACTCATAGGGCGGATTGTTCCATCTGAATTTCTTGGGATACAGATCATGGAGAGTTTTCAGAATTGCAACAGCTGTTTTGAATGGCTTGAATTTTTCCCTGTCTGTCAGATGTATCTGTGCGCCGCCGCAAAGCTTCCCGGCATGTTTCTGAAAGGTTGGAATAAAGTGCAGCGGCCTGAAGATTAATCCCGGCAGTCGTAATTCCCTCAGTTCAGTTGTAAGGACTTCCGGGTCAATAAAGGGCGCTCCGAATATCTCAAATGGCCGGGTTGTTCCCCTGCCCTCACTTATGTTTGTTCCTTCAAGAAGACACATCCCTGGGTAGACCGTTGCAGTGTCTAATGTCGGCATATTGGGAGAGGGGAGGACCC
Protein-coding regions in this window:
- a CDS encoding FKBP-type peptidyl-prolyl cis-trans isomerase, with product MKRILTVLSLLLIAGFASAEAQELSTDKEKISYSMGVATGMQMKRQSVDVEIDIFTKGLRDAVSGGKLQMTEQQIQETLMKFQQEMTAKQAEKTKQLAGANKKEGEAFLAENKKKEGIKTLPSGLQYKVITEGTGNRPKESDTISAHYRGTLIDGTEFDSSYKRGQPATFAVKGVISGWTEALQLMKEGSKWQLFIPSDLAYGERGAGAQIGPNTTLIFEVELLSIKDAAEKKEPKEHKPQPKK
- a CDS encoding restriction endonuclease; its protein translation is MAKRIIKSSGSNEDFDINKLTNSLVRSGAPSEVAYEIAKAIEDELPQKIRTRDIFRQARKLLRKHNAASGMRYSIKKAIFALGPSGYPFEQYFGKIMAHHGYTVETNRIIKGYCVNHEVDVIARKNNTYSVIECKYHSDAGKATDVKIALYVHARFQDIRKTSEMNTEKHMAFHNGWLVTNTRCSIDAIRYAECVGLKIVSWRYPEKSSLERMIEDKRLYPVTILHSVRKNMLDNLFKADIILAQDIAEMTAEAFMQRSGLDEETAKILKREADEICPYTIS
- the cysK gene encoding cysteine synthase A translates to MMLHSEVLSMIGNTPLVKIHRMTDHDDAEIWAKLEGANPGGSVKDRIALAMVEVAEREGKLKAGGTIIEPTSGNTGIGLAMVAAVKGYRLILTMPDTMSMERRQLLQAYGAELVLTEGKKGMKGAVDRAAEISSDNLSYFMPQQFENCANPEVHMKTTAVEILNDLGSAPDGFVAGVGTGGTITGMGLVFRDKRPDIWIAAVEPAASPVLSGGNAGPHKIAGLGAGFVPGILNTKIYDEVIKVTDGDAAETARVLAVKEGILAGISSGAALWGALRVARKLGRGKKIVVIIPDRGERYLSTGLFAPESS
- a CDS encoding phosphotransferase; amino-acid sequence: MENLYAFILAAGYGERLKPITDYIPKPLLPICGKPVIETVLDRISTLSPNIIGINTHHKSEQIENFFRNHITHCNISIFYEPSILGTGGALKNAESMLRNSVFIAHNADILSDIDLATLVRSHRESGNIATLAVHDCEKFNNVWIDNKGFLKSVGELAEEKSSELYKMAFMGIAVYSQKILDYLPQGNSSVVTAWLKSVAAGHTIGTADFSGTAWTDIGTPDSYAAAVFDTLKKDGETIYMHESVDCDKTEFNGNIVIEKDVTLQAPSCISNSILLPGTRIASATIIENAIVGPEFSIPISTAQNRETIPLTQTVAEWLDSAERSAEATAIAAGGSDRTYYRVRCRDKTAILMNCTEADQDYIRHITYTRFFRKCGLPVPEIFVVDEANRQALFEDLGDLSLYAWLKCRRSPSEIESLYREILDIVVRLQTETADRISECPTLQERVFDYEHLRWETSYFMEWFIKAIKHINNPEQELSTEFDALATYVSSLPITLLHRDLQSQNIMVLKGNIPRLIDYQGARLGPAAYDIASILWDPYYRLEDSLRERLIEYYILQMKQSASSFSETDFRRSLIPCRLQRHMQALGAYGFLSIKKSKTHFFKHMPQAVAYLKQETSLTKELYPTLYALTAALS